The following proteins are co-located in the Maridesulfovibrio sp. genome:
- the arfB gene encoding alternative ribosome rescue aminoacyl-tRNA hydrolase ArfB, translating to MISITHTLSIPENEISFLTSRSSGPGGQHVNKTSSKVTLVFNVQDSPSLSDYQKNVLMTRLSGRINTKGELQLSCEEHCSQFRNKEEVVLRFAKLVADALKPVRERRETKVPFSAKRKRLDNKKKRSEVKQGRSKPSY from the coding sequence ATGATAAGTATCACTCACACATTGTCCATACCTGAAAATGAAATTAGTTTCCTTACCAGCCGTAGTTCCGGTCCCGGCGGCCAGCATGTAAATAAGACTTCTTCCAAGGTTACGCTGGTCTTCAATGTACAGGACTCTCCCAGCCTGAGCGATTACCAGAAGAATGTGCTCATGACCCGTCTGTCAGGACGTATTAACACTAAAGGGGAACTACAGTTATCCTGTGAGGAACACTGCAGCCAGTTCCGCAATAAGGAGGAAGTTGTTTTGCGTTTTGCCAAGTTGGTTGCTGATGCCTTAAAACCAGTTCGTGAAAGGCGTGAAACCAAAGTTCCGTTCTCGGCAAAACGCAAGCGGCTTGATAACAAGAAAAAAAGATCTGAAGTAAAACAGGGACGCTCAAAGCCCAGTTATTAA
- a CDS encoding PHP domain-containing protein, whose translation MSAIDLHTHSTASDGTFTPKELVKAAKEAGLTAIALTDHDTMAGLPEALESGVKSGVEVVPGCELSVESKIGVLHIVGLWVDPYSERLKRVFDEVRARRIERNEAVVTKLQKLGFDISMEEVQGQAAGTLGRPHMARVMFQKGYVKSFDEAFDEYLGKKGKAYYPKNNISAEEAFNLLRSTDATPILAHPFLLSTNEEELDREVGRLKEMGLQGIEVYYSSHTIEMTGIVKGLARKYDLLPSGGSDFHGYVKPDIKLGKGTGNLFVHHSVLDGIKAFRQSRGFKI comes from the coding sequence ATGTCTGCCATCGATCTGCACACCCACTCCACCGCTTCAGACGGAACATTTACTCCTAAGGAACTTGTTAAGGCCGCAAAAGAAGCCGGACTCACTGCCATTGCCCTAACCGACCATGACACCATGGCAGGTTTGCCTGAAGCCCTTGAATCCGGGGTAAAGTCAGGTGTGGAAGTTGTTCCCGGCTGTGAATTAAGTGTTGAAAGCAAAATAGGGGTTTTACATATCGTGGGACTTTGGGTGGACCCGTATTCTGAGCGCTTGAAGCGTGTTTTTGATGAAGTCCGTGCGAGGAGAATTGAGCGCAATGAAGCTGTTGTAACTAAATTGCAGAAACTCGGCTTTGACATCTCTATGGAAGAGGTGCAGGGTCAGGCCGCCGGAACCCTCGGCAGGCCGCATATGGCCCGGGTTATGTTCCAGAAGGGGTATGTGAAGAGTTTTGATGAAGCTTTTGACGAATATCTGGGCAAAAAAGGTAAGGCTTATTATCCCAAGAACAATATTTCAGCTGAAGAAGCCTTTAACCTGCTGCGTTCGACTGACGCTACACCTATTCTTGCCCATCCGTTTTTGCTCAGTACTAATGAAGAAGAACTGGATCGTGAAGTAGGGCGTTTAAAGGAAATGGGGTTGCAGGGAATTGAAGTTTACTACAGTTCACACACCATTGAGATGACCGGAATCGTCAAGGGGCTGGCTCGCAAATATGATTTGCTGCCCAGCGGAGGTTCTGATTTCCACGGCTATGTAAAGCCGGATATCAAGCTCGGTAAGGGTACCGGAAATCTTTTTGTGCATCACAGCGTACTTGACGGGATCAAGGCCTTCAGGCAGTCCAGAGGATTCAAAATTTAA
- a CDS encoding efflux RND transporter periplasmic adaptor subunit, with product MRNKVFFLIMAMMLLSGCKEEVKVEQPVRPVRVVKITDGSAPELRKFPGKVKATREATLAFRVSGQIEQFSVKEGDYVKKGQVIATLDQRDFEAAVADLEAKLIGARSVMKEAKLNYDRNAKLLESDTVAQSSYDSAQSTFESSRATVNSLIQELRRAKLNLQYTRLEAPFSGTIAVKSVENHEFVQAKESIVQLEDTSALDVVVDVPENIWVRGFISKDSHDFKGIAKFETYPERDFKLEIKEFQTKANAETQTYEVTLKMENPEGLSIHPGMTAEVVASMPEKKDESSVSVPISAVVGYPDQDKYVWVYEKGAVKKRTVEVGRIVNDSFEIHEGVNPGEQVVVSGAHYLRDGQEVKILKGRIGGRG from the coding sequence ATGCGCAATAAAGTGTTTTTTTTGATTATGGCAATGATGCTTTTATCGGGATGTAAGGAAGAAGTTAAAGTGGAACAGCCTGTTCGTCCGGTAAGGGTTGTTAAGATTACTGATGGCAGCGCGCCTGAGCTGCGGAAATTTCCCGGCAAGGTTAAAGCTACCCGTGAAGCTACCTTGGCTTTTCGTGTTTCCGGACAGATTGAGCAGTTCAGTGTTAAGGAAGGGGATTACGTGAAAAAGGGGCAGGTCATTGCCACTCTGGACCAGCGTGATTTCGAGGCTGCTGTTGCCGATCTTGAAGCTAAGCTTATCGGTGCACGCTCGGTCATGAAAGAAGCAAAATTGAACTATGACCGAAATGCCAAGCTGCTGGAATCCGACACTGTAGCTCAATCATCCTATGATTCCGCCCAGAGTACTTTTGAGAGCAGCCGGGCCACGGTTAATTCTCTGATTCAGGAATTGCGCCGGGCCAAGCTTAACCTTCAATATACCCGCCTTGAAGCTCCGTTTAGCGGGACTATTGCTGTAAAATCCGTGGAAAACCATGAGTTTGTTCAGGCCAAGGAGTCCATTGTTCAGTTGGAAGATACTTCGGCACTTGATGTGGTAGTAGATGTTCCTGAAAACATATGGGTTCGTGGATTCATCAGCAAGGACAGTCATGACTTCAAGGGAATTGCAAAATTTGAGACCTATCCTGAGCGTGATTTCAAGCTTGAGATCAAAGAATTTCAAACCAAAGCCAATGCTGAGACTCAGACATATGAAGTAACTCTTAAAATGGAGAATCCTGAAGGTCTTTCCATTCATCCGGGTATGACTGCCGAAGTTGTGGCCAGTATGCCGGAAAAGAAAGATGAGAGTTCTGTTTCCGTACCTATTTCAGCTGTGGTCGGATATCCTGATCAGGATAAATACGTCTGGGTTTATGAAAAAGGTGCAGTGAAAAAGCGTACTGTTGAGGTCGGCCGGATCGTTAACGACAGCTTTGAGATCCATGAAGGTGTCAACCCCGGTGAACAGGTGGTTGTGTCCGGGGCGCATTACCTGCGTGACGGACAGGAAGTGAAAATCCTCAAGGGTAGAATCGGGGGCCGCGGATGA
- a CDS encoding CBS and ACT domain-containing protein, which yields MLVKNWMSKDVITLTHDRSMMKASKLMKDNNISRLPIVDEEGVLVGIVSDRDIKEASPSKATTLDMHELYYLLSEIKVKDIMARKVLTVSVDDTVEKAAVIMEENKIGGIPVVDADRKCVGIITTTDVFKVLIGITGVLDGGVQVGLALSNKPGSLNGVLDYLKENGGRVMSILTSYEPEQENMRHVFIRIHDMDKASLNKIKEGLAENFNLLYWVRDSVHGLTS from the coding sequence ATGCTGGTTAAGAACTGGATGTCCAAGGACGTAATTACCCTGACCCACGACCGTTCAATGATGAAGGCTTCCAAGCTGATGAAGGACAACAACATCAGCAGGCTGCCTATTGTGGACGAAGAAGGCGTGCTGGTAGGCATCGTTTCTGACCGGGACATTAAGGAAGCTTCCCCCTCTAAGGCCACTACCCTTGATATGCATGAACTCTATTACCTGCTTTCCGAAATCAAGGTAAAGGATATCATGGCCCGCAAGGTTCTAACTGTATCTGTTGATGATACGGTGGAAAAGGCCGCGGTGATAATGGAAGAGAACAAGATCGGCGGAATTCCTGTTGTAGACGCAGATAGAAAGTGCGTGGGAATTATTACCACCACCGATGTGTTCAAGGTGCTGATCGGTATTACCGGTGTTCTTGATGGCGGTGTTCAGGTAGGGCTGGCGCTTTCCAATAAGCCCGGGTCGCTCAACGGAGTGCTTGATTATCTCAAGGAAAACGGTGGTAGGGTTATGTCTATTCTGACTTCCTATGAGCCGGAGCAGGAAAATATGCGTCATGTGTTTATCCGCATTCATGATATGGATAAGGCTTCTCTTAATAAGATCAAGGAAGGTCTCGCTGAGAATTTCAACCTGCTTTACTGGGTTCGTGATTCCGTTCACGGGCTTACTTCATAG
- a CDS encoding TetR family transcriptional regulator, producing the protein MTKREKIFQAGAKLFAERSYNSVGIRDIAREADVNSAMISYYFGGKTGLLREIFSSFSDRMVSVIKRSMSEAKDHDELVELNVAAFLDDARNNRDVYLVGLRELNHDSEELQDLRVSLYNTGWEHFTQFLAKTGARTDHREEVKDICFTAVLGTVFSDYLLGGGHYIDDDQKVEEYRKTVTILLKAGSPALWE; encoded by the coding sequence ATGACAAAACGCGAAAAAATATTCCAAGCCGGGGCCAAACTCTTTGCCGAACGCTCTTACAACTCAGTAGGAATCAGGGATATCGCCCGTGAAGCTGACGTTAACAGCGCCATGATCTCTTACTATTTCGGTGGTAAGACAGGATTGCTGCGTGAGATATTTTCTTCATTCAGTGACCGTATGGTTTCCGTCATTAAAAGATCCATGTCTGAAGCTAAGGATCACGATGAGTTGGTTGAACTCAACGTGGCAGCCTTCCTCGATGATGCACGGAACAATAGGGATGTATATCTGGTCGGGTTGCGTGAGCTTAATCATGACAGCGAAGAATTGCAGGACCTCAGGGTCAGCCTTTACAACACCGGTTGGGAGCATTTCACTCAATTTTTGGCCAAAACCGGTGCTAGAACAGATCATCGAGAGGAAGTTAAGGACATCTGCTTTACTGCGGTGTTGGGAACAGTTTTCTCGGACTATTTACTCGGTGGCGGTCATTATATTGATGATGATCAAAAGGTTGAAGAGTATCGCAAAACAGTCACTATTCTTTTGAAGGCAGGTAGCCCTGCTCTTTGGGAATAA
- a CDS encoding efflux RND transporter permease subunit: MSFARLTIEKKTVSVVLTIVFFLGGIKAFLDMPRLEDPEFTIKEALVVTNYPGATPAEVADEVTDVIEGAAQQLKQLDKVTAISNRGQSIVTVEVQDKYDKDTLPQVWDELRRKVSDAQSSLPPGAGPSLVIDDFSDVYGILLSVTGDGYSQQDLQDYVTFLRKQLLLVENVAKITVWGEQQETVFVEISRARMAQLGVSLDSVYKTLSNRNLVVESGNVKVGREYIEIAPSGGVESVEDLGDLFIRDGSGKLVPLRDVAEIHRGYQSPPTEIMGFNGHNAIAIGISMNPSANVVELGESINAKLQQLQTQTPVGINVEEVYFQPSRVDNAVNSFVINLAEAVAIVIIVLLLFMGMQSGLLIGAILLITICGSFIFIQMAGVALERISLGALIIALGMLVDNAIVVIEGVLIRYQKGMDRIQAAVDVVEQSKWPLLGGTIIAIMAFAGIGLSPDSVGEFCRSLFIVLFISLMMSWITAVTVTPLLCEMFLRPKISEDSDPYGGFIFRAYRRILEFCLRRRVLTMVTLVVMLAGSIYGFGFVKQSFFPDSTQPRFYIHYWLPQGTDIRATAEDVQELSEVILKDEQVKNVSTFTGQGAPRFILTYSPEKTAESYGLLLVEVKDYETTGEVMDRYKKYLYENYPQAEAKVKKFKLGPGRAASIEVRFSGPDTKVLRELSHEAQDIMLATGRAESVRDDWRQDVKVLSPVIMEAQAKRAGISRPDLAKAMQMFFTGTNIGVYREGDKLLPIVARPPDKERLDVNQIGDVQIFSPVAGRMIPVEEVVSGFETKIEPGKLHTRNRMLTITASCEPIQGLPSVLFNELRPQIESMKIPAGYTMEWGGEFEDASDAQGSLAASLGGPFLIMILATVMLFNNLRIPTIIWLTVPLSIIGVTCGLLLTGEPFGFMALLGFLSLSGMLIKNAIVLLDQINLELAEGKEPYRAVVDSALSRIRPVAMAAGTTILGMLPLVTDAFFSAMAVTIMAGLAFATVLTLLVVPVLYTMFYKVKNPA; the protein is encoded by the coding sequence ATGAGTTTTGCACGGCTGACCATTGAAAAGAAAACCGTTTCAGTGGTTCTGACAATTGTGTTTTTCCTCGGCGGGATAAAGGCTTTTCTTGATATGCCCCGTCTTGAGGACCCTGAGTTTACCATTAAGGAAGCGTTGGTTGTTACCAACTATCCCGGTGCAACCCCTGCGGAAGTTGCGGACGAAGTTACGGACGTCATTGAAGGGGCGGCCCAGCAACTCAAGCAACTCGATAAGGTAACCGCCATATCCAACCGGGGGCAATCCATAGTCACCGTGGAAGTTCAGGACAAATATGACAAGGACACCCTGCCCCAAGTCTGGGACGAACTCCGCCGTAAGGTAAGTGATGCCCAGTCCTCCCTCCCCCCCGGGGCAGGGCCTTCTCTTGTAATCGATGATTTCAGCGATGTTTACGGTATTCTTCTCTCGGTAACCGGGGACGGCTATTCACAGCAGGATCTGCAGGATTATGTGACCTTTCTGCGCAAGCAATTGCTGCTTGTGGAAAACGTAGCCAAGATTACCGTCTGGGGTGAACAGCAGGAGACTGTCTTTGTGGAAATCTCACGGGCAAGAATGGCTCAGTTGGGCGTATCTCTCGATTCTGTCTACAAGACCCTCTCCAACCGCAACCTCGTCGTTGAGTCCGGTAATGTCAAAGTCGGGCGGGAATATATTGAGATAGCTCCTTCCGGCGGTGTGGAGTCAGTTGAGGATCTTGGAGACCTATTCATTCGTGACGGTTCCGGTAAACTTGTTCCTCTGCGCGATGTGGCAGAAATCCATCGAGGCTACCAAAGCCCGCCTACTGAGATAATGGGTTTTAACGGCCATAATGCTATAGCCATCGGCATCTCCATGAATCCTTCGGCTAACGTGGTTGAGCTTGGGGAGTCCATTAATGCCAAGTTACAGCAGCTGCAGACCCAGACCCCGGTAGGAATCAATGTGGAAGAGGTCTATTTCCAGCCCAGCAGGGTCGATAACGCGGTTAATTCATTTGTTATCAACCTTGCCGAGGCAGTAGCAATCGTCATCATTGTGCTGCTGCTTTTCATGGGTATGCAGTCCGGTCTGCTCATCGGGGCCATCCTGCTGATCACCATTTGCGGATCATTCATCTTTATCCAGATGGCCGGTGTTGCACTGGAGCGCATTTCACTCGGTGCATTGATTATCGCCCTTGGTATGCTGGTGGATAACGCCATTGTGGTCATCGAAGGGGTGCTGATCCGTTACCAAAAAGGTATGGATCGCATTCAGGCTGCAGTGGATGTTGTGGAACAGAGCAAATGGCCGCTTCTGGGCGGTACAATCATTGCCATCATGGCTTTTGCCGGGATCGGCTTGAGTCCGGACAGTGTTGGTGAATTCTGCCGTTCCCTGTTCATTGTTCTCTTCATTTCATTAATGATGAGCTGGATTACTGCCGTGACCGTGACCCCGCTACTTTGTGAGATGTTTTTACGTCCCAAGATCAGCGAAGATAGTGATCCCTACGGTGGATTCATCTTTCGTGCTTACCGCCGTATTCTTGAATTCTGCCTGCGTCGCAGGGTGCTGACCATGGTAACTCTGGTGGTTATGCTGGCCGGATCGATTTACGGTTTCGGGTTCGTTAAGCAGAGCTTCTTTCCGGATTCAACCCAGCCCCGTTTCTATATCCATTACTGGTTGCCGCAGGGAACTGACATTCGGGCTACGGCTGAAGATGTACAGGAACTGTCCGAGGTGATCCTTAAAGATGAACAGGTCAAGAATGTATCAACATTTACCGGACAGGGCGCGCCCCGTTTTATCCTGACCTATTCACCGGAGAAAACAGCGGAGTCTTATGGGCTGTTGTTGGTTGAAGTTAAGGATTATGAAACTACCGGCGAAGTCATGGATCGCTATAAAAAATACCTTTACGAAAATTATCCGCAGGCCGAAGCCAAGGTTAAAAAATTCAAGCTCGGTCCCGGGCGCGCAGCTTCAATTGAAGTCCGCTTCAGCGGTCCTGACACCAAGGTCTTACGTGAGCTTTCCCATGAAGCGCAGGATATTATGTTAGCTACCGGACGTGCCGAGTCTGTTCGTGATGACTGGCGTCAGGATGTAAAAGTATTGAGTCCGGTGATTATGGAGGCTCAGGCAAAGAGAGCGGGTATCAGCCGTCCTGATCTTGCCAAGGCTATGCAGATGTTCTTCACCGGAACCAATATCGGTGTTTACCGTGAGGGAGATAAGCTTCTGCCCATCGTGGCCCGTCCTCCGGATAAGGAAAGGCTGGACGTAAACCAGATCGGTGACGTGCAGATTTTCAGCCCGGTTGCCGGACGCATGATTCCGGTGGAAGAGGTGGTTTCCGGTTTTGAAACTAAAATCGAGCCGGGCAAGCTGCATACCCGTAACCGTATGCTGACCATCACCGCTTCCTGTGAGCCTATTCAAGGTCTTCCTTCCGTGCTTTTTAATGAGCTGCGTCCGCAGATTGAAAGTATGAAAATACCTGCTGGCTACACAATGGAGTGGGGAGGTGAATTTGAAGATGCTTCTGACGCACAGGGCAGCCTTGCCGCAAGTTTGGGCGGACCGTTCCTGATCATGATCCTTGCAACTGTGATGCTCTTTAACAACCTGCGAATCCCGACCATTATCTGGTTGACCGTACCCTTGTCGATCATCGGGGTTACTTGCGGTCTGCTCCTTACCGGGGAACCTTTCGGGTTCATGGCCCTGCTGGGCTTCCTTTCGCTCTCCGGTATGTTGATCAAGAATGCCATTGTTCTGCTGGATCAGATTAACCTTGAACTTGCTGAAGGTAAGGAACCGTATCGTGCGGTAGTGGATTCGGCTCTCAGCCGTATCCGTCCGGTAGCCATGGCTGCCGGGACCACGATTCTCGGTATGCTGCCGCTGGTGACAGATGCCTTCTTCTCGGCAATGGCTGTTACCATCATGGCCGGACTGGCTTTTGCCACCGTTTTGACCCTGCTTGTAGTTCCGGTGCTTTATACCATGTTCTACAAGGTTAAGAATCCTGCATAA
- a CDS encoding YchJ family protein: MNECPCGSGNAYESCCEPYITGKEPAPTAEALMRSRYSAFVVKNVDYLGDTLAPESKHDYDEQQVKTWAETSTWLGLEIVSTSKGLADDETGEVEFIAKFRQSGAIHTHHEASRFEKRDGNWLYLDGDIVPPMPIKKDKKVGRNEPCPCGSGKKYKKCCG, translated from the coding sequence ATGAATGAATGTCCCTGCGGTTCCGGTAACGCTTACGAAAGCTGCTGCGAACCCTACATCACAGGAAAAGAGCCTGCACCCACTGCTGAAGCACTGATGCGTTCCCGCTACAGTGCATTCGTTGTTAAGAATGTCGACTACCTCGGCGATACCCTCGCCCCGGAAAGTAAGCACGATTACGATGAACAGCAGGTTAAAACTTGGGCGGAAACATCCACATGGCTCGGCCTTGAAATTGTTTCTACCTCCAAGGGCCTCGCTGACGATGAAACCGGCGAAGTCGAGTTCATCGCCAAATTCAGGCAGTCAGGTGCAATCCACACCCATCACGAGGCCAGCCGCTTTGAAAAAAGAGACGGCAACTGGCTTTACCTTGATGGTGATATCGTGCCCCCCATGCCGATTAAGAAAGACAAGAAAGTAGGACGCAACGAACCCTGTCCTTGCGGCAGCGGTAAGAAATACAAGAAGTGCTGCGGTTAA
- a CDS encoding NifB/NifX family molybdenum-iron cluster-binding protein, with protein sequence MKIALPSRDGMVDGHFGHCEAFTIYTLDESKNIIEEEKLTPPPGCGCKSNIVPTLAEKGVTVLLAGNMGQGAVNLLQNSGIQVIRGCGGELKEAVAQWAAGTLTDSATVCDDHGSCGNH encoded by the coding sequence ATGAAAATCGCACTTCCCTCCAGAGATGGAATGGTCGACGGTCACTTCGGACATTGTGAAGCTTTCACCATCTATACTCTGGATGAGTCCAAAAATATCATCGAAGAAGAAAAACTCACCCCTCCTCCCGGTTGCGGATGCAAATCCAACATCGTGCCCACACTCGCCGAAAAAGGCGTAACCGTCTTGCTGGCAGGCAACATGGGACAGGGCGCGGTCAACCTCTTGCAGAACAGCGGCATTCAGGTTATCCGCGGATGTGGTGGTGAACTCAAAGAAGCAGTTGCTCAGTGGGCGGCAGGAACCCTGACCGACTCCGCAACTGTCTGCGACGACCACGGTTCCTGCGGCAACCATTAG
- a CDS encoding FmdE family protein, with product MTYFSEDRIKQTIEFHGHQCPGLAIGIRAAELCLRELGHHDDSPIVAICETDMCGVDAIQFLTGCSVGKGNLILKDHGKMAFTFYRREDGKGFRAMLNPDFIGELRAEMGRLMDVVYGGTPTPEEKEKCSQVRAECEKQYYAAALTDMFIKQEPQIKMPRPASILQSLVCEDCGEMHMESRSRRFAGRTLCLTCFDKVEQKR from the coding sequence ATGACATACTTTTCAGAAGACCGAATTAAACAAACCATCGAATTTCACGGCCACCAGTGTCCCGGCCTTGCCATCGGCATCCGTGCGGCAGAACTCTGCCTGCGCGAACTGGGACATCATGACGACTCACCCATCGTAGCCATTTGTGAAACCGACATGTGCGGAGTGGATGCAATCCAGTTTCTTACCGGATGTTCCGTAGGTAAAGGCAACCTGATCCTCAAAGATCACGGCAAAATGGCCTTCACCTTCTACCGCCGGGAAGACGGCAAAGGCTTTCGGGCCATGCTCAACCCCGACTTCATCGGTGAATTACGCGCTGAAATGGGCCGTCTGATGGACGTTGTATATGGAGGCACCCCAACTCCCGAAGAGAAAGAAAAATGCTCGCAGGTCCGTGCTGAGTGCGAAAAACAATACTATGCAGCTGCCCTTACGGACATGTTCATCAAACAGGAACCGCAAATTAAAATGCCCCGTCCTGCATCCATATTGCAATCTCTTGTCTGTGAAGATTGCGGAGAGATGCACATGGAATCACGTTCCCGGCGCTTCGCAGGACGCACGCTGTGCCTGACCTGTTTTGATAAGGTTGAGCAGAAAAGATAG
- a CDS encoding peptidase U32 family protein codes for MNTSTENKTDNPDIARPILGEMPELLCPAGNMEKLETAVTYGADAVYLGAGDLNLRSAGAGFKWEELPAAFDLCRSNNVQVYFCVNAYPKEKDLAKVRADLEKLAECPPDGLIIADPGVLMLAAEVLPDIPVHISTQANTGNSEAAKFWQKFGASRVNLARELSAADVTDIAGKCPEMELEMFVHGAMCMAISGRCFLSAWLNDRSANMGRCTHPCRFEYKATGLRVEEKTRPGQDVWEAVEHDGHTEFFAAEDLCLVHYVRMLAKLGIASLKIEGRTKSSSYLAQVVDVYRTVIDKAKEGGSLPGNAMDELTNAATRPLTTAFFKKSGPSTIAQPPSKEERKPVVGRVLELREDGSWLISVKARWENDCDVHIIVPGLERPLVKAGGYSFEATNGEPKDVVHSGTLAVLHCDSPEIGPGLFFRKA; via the coding sequence ATGAATACATCTACAGAAAATAAAACAGACAATCCTGATATTGCCCGTCCGATCCTTGGTGAAATGCCGGAACTCCTTTGTCCTGCCGGTAATATGGAAAAACTCGAAACCGCTGTGACCTATGGTGCTGATGCGGTTTATCTCGGGGCAGGGGATTTGAACCTGCGTTCTGCCGGGGCTGGGTTCAAGTGGGAAGAGCTTCCCGCTGCCTTTGATCTCTGCCGCAGTAATAATGTTCAGGTTTACTTCTGTGTTAATGCTTATCCTAAGGAAAAGGACCTCGCCAAGGTTCGCGCTGATCTTGAAAAGCTGGCTGAATGTCCTCCGGACGGACTGATCATTGCCGACCCCGGCGTGCTCATGCTTGCTGCGGAAGTCTTGCCGGATATCCCGGTGCATATCAGCACTCAGGCTAATACCGGAAACAGCGAAGCTGCGAAATTCTGGCAGAAGTTCGGAGCTTCAAGGGTCAACCTTGCACGCGAGCTTTCCGCCGCCGATGTAACTGATATTGCCGGTAAATGTCCTGAAATGGAGCTGGAAATGTTTGTGCACGGGGCCATGTGCATGGCGATCTCCGGCCGTTGCTTCCTGAGTGCATGGCTTAATGACCGTTCTGCAAATATGGGCCGTTGTACCCATCCCTGCCGTTTTGAATACAAGGCTACCGGACTGCGGGTGGAGGAAAAGACCCGTCCCGGGCAGGATGTTTGGGAAGCGGTTGAGCATGACGGACATACTGAATTTTTTGCAGCGGAAGACCTCTGTCTTGTGCATTACGTGCGCATGCTGGCCAAGCTGGGGATCGCATCATTGAAGATTGAAGGGCGGACCAAGAGTTCTTCCTATCTTGCGCAGGTTGTGGATGTGTATCGCACAGTCATTGATAAAGCCAAAGAGGGTGGTTCTCTGCCCGGAAATGCTATGGATGAACTTACCAATGCCGCCACACGTCCTCTGACTACAGCTTTTTTCAAGAAATCAGGTCCCAGCACTATTGCCCAGCCTCCGTCCAAGGAGGAGCGCAAACCAGTTGTGGGGCGTGTGCTGGAACTGCGTGAAGATGGAAGCTGGCTCATTTCCGTAAAAGCCCGCTGGGAAAATGATTGTGATGTGCATATTATTGTTCCCGGTTTGGAGCGTCCTCTTGTTAAAGCAGGAGGTTATTCCTTTGAGGCTACTAATGGTGAACCAAAGGATGTTGTTCACTCCGGTACGCTGGCTGTTCTGCATTGTGATAGTCCTGAAATCGGACCGGGCTTGTTTTTCCGCAAGGCCTGA
- a CDS encoding OmpA family protein translates to MKKLVFLIIIIFTCVPFSYAGQDGFAANSDDILRMITDPGGRAFLKIEFKVNSAKISEKAYPVVDSLGTALTSGPGDSMQVRLVGHTDSAGKSEYNRSLSLKRAEAVKNYLAVHFNIDPARIEVQGMGEDQPIVSNESAQGRAQNRRVEVINISKKYDAPKAIEELDTKNLW, encoded by the coding sequence ATGAAGAAACTTGTTTTCCTGATTATAATTATTTTTACCTGTGTACCATTTTCATATGCCGGACAAGATGGCTTTGCAGCTAATTCTGATGATATTTTGCGTATGATTACCGATCCGGGTGGGCGTGCTTTTCTGAAGATTGAATTTAAAGTCAACTCAGCCAAGATCAGTGAGAAAGCTTATCCGGTAGTTGATTCCCTCGGTACAGCACTGACTTCCGGCCCGGGAGATTCTATGCAGGTCAGGTTGGTCGGCCATACTGATTCTGCCGGGAAGAGTGAGTATAACCGCTCTCTTAGTCTTAAGCGTGCTGAAGCAGTTAAAAACTATCTTGCAGTCCATTTCAATATTGATCCTGCCCGTATCGAAGTGCAGGGCATGGGCGAGGACCAGCCTATAGTATCCAATGAAAGCGCTCAGGGCCGAGCCCAGAACCGCAGGGTAGAAGTAATCAATATCAGCAAAAAATATGATGCTCCTAAAGCTATAGAAGAGCTAGATACAAAGAATCTCTGGTAG
- a CDS encoding Trm112 family protein, producing MTLNKELIDILVCPKCKSELDLLPGETGLKCDACNVIYPVKDEIPIMLVDEAVPADQWENK from the coding sequence ATGACTCTGAATAAAGAACTGATCGACATACTCGTCTGTCCTAAATGCAAAAGCGAGCTGGACCTTCTACCCGGTGAAACAGGACTCAAGTGTGATGCCTGCAATGTTATCTATCCGGTAAAAGACGAAATACCGATCATGCTCGTTGATGAAGCTGTTCCCGCTGACCAGTGGGAAAATAAATAA
- a CDS encoding peptidylprolyl isomerase, whose product MSQAKDGDKIRVHYAGSLEDGTEFDSSYKRGEPLEIVLGQGMLIKGFEDAVKGLSVGEKVKATISPEEGYGPYHEEHTFEVDRNQIPPEINPEVGMMLQVNTDQGVTNVTIKSVSDEKVVLDGNHPLAGQTMIFEIELLEIMA is encoded by the coding sequence ATGTCCCAAGCCAAAGACGGCGACAAAATCCGCGTCCACTATGCCGGTTCCCTCGAAGACGGTACCGAATTTGATTCCTCTTACAAAAGAGGCGAACCTCTTGAGATCGTTCTCGGTCAGGGCATGCTGATCAAGGGTTTTGAAGACGCTGTCAAAGGCCTTTCCGTTGGTGAAAAGGTAAAAGCTACCATCAGCCCCGAAGAAGGCTACGGCCCCTACCACGAAGAACACACTTTTGAAGTAGACCGCAACCAGATTCCGCCTGAAATCAACCCCGAAGTGGGCATGATGCTCCAGGTTAACACCGACCAGGGTGTTACCAACGTAACAATTAAATCCGTATCCGACGAGAAAGTTGTCCTCGACGGCAACCACCCCCTCGCCGGACAGACCATGATTTTCGAGATTGAGCTACTTGAAATTATGGCTTAA